The following are from one region of the Myotis daubentonii chromosome 2, mMyoDau2.1, whole genome shotgun sequence genome:
- the DDHD2 gene encoding LOW QUALITY PROTEIN: phospholipase DDHD2 (The sequence of the model RefSeq protein was modified relative to this genomic sequence to represent the inferred CDS: inserted 1 base in 1 codon), with protein sequence MSSVESHQKQLTXSDPSPSPNSCSSFELIDMDAGSLYEPVSPHWFYCKVIDSKETWIPFNSEDSQQLEEACSSGKDCNGKVVPTDGGRYDVHLGERMRYAVYWDEQASEVRRCTWFYKGDKDNKYVPYSESFSQVLEVVYSLSLTRKDSVVCAENRIKQFLASFLFKLMVHYQPVAGSDEWGSTPTEQGRPRTVKRGVENISVDIHCGEPLQIDHLVFVVHGIGPACDLRFRSIVQCVNDFRSVSLNLLQTHFKKAQENQQIGRIEFLPVNWHSPLHSTGVDVDLQRITLPSINRLRHFTNDTILDVFFYNSPTYCQTIVDTVASEMNRIYILFLQRNPDFKGGVSIAGHSLGSLILFDILTNQKDSLGDIDSKKDSPNMDQGDTPTIEEDLKKLQLSEFFSIFEKEKIDKKALALCTDKDLQEIGIPLGPRKKILNYFRTRENSMGIITSTPQSASGLNMSNIPKSEFCSSADGTGNDYLDVGIGQVSVKYPRLIYKPEIFFAFGSPIGMFLTVRGLKRIDPNYKFPTCKGFFNIYHPFDPVAYRIEPMVVPGVEFEPMLIPHHKGRKRMHLELREGLTRMSMDLKNNLLGSLRMAWKSFTRTPDPVLQSSETTEEAEAEPVSSSEKPSDVNTEETSEAVKEEVPPINVGMLNGGQRIDYVLQEKPIESFNEYLFALQSHLCYWESEDTVLLVLKEIYQTQGIFLDQPLQ encoded by the exons atgtcatcaGTGGAATCACACCAGAAACAGTTGA TGTCAGATCCATCCCCATCACCAAACTCATGTAGTTCCTTTGAGCTAATAGACATGGATGCTGGCAGTTTGTATGAACCAGTTTCTCCTCATTGGTTTTATTGTAAAGTAATAGATTCTAAGGAGACATGGATTCCTTTCAACTCTGAGGATTCACAGCAGCTGGAAGAAGCATGTAGCTCTG GAAAAGATTGTAATGGGAAAGTTGTCCCCACCGATGGGGGCCGGTATGACGTTCATTTGGGGGAGAGGATGCGGTATGCTGTGTATTGGGATGAGCAAGCATCAGAAGTGAGACGATGTACCTGGTTTTACAAGGGAGACAAAGATAATAAGTATGTTCCCTATTCAGAGAGCTTCAGCCAAGTATTAGAGGT AGTTTATAGTCTTTCTTT AACCAGAAAAGATTCAGTGGTATGTGCTGAAAATAGGATTAAACAGTTTTTGGCATCTTTTCTATTTAAGCTTATGGTGCATTACCAGCCAGTTGCAGGGTCTGATGAATGGGGTTCCACACCCACTGAGCAGGGTCGACCAAGAACAGTGAAGAGAGGGGTTGAGAACATCTCTGTTGACATTCATTGTG ggGAACCTTTACAAATAGACCATTTGGTTTTTGTAGTCCATGGGATTGGACCAGCTTGTGATCTCCGCTTTCGAAGCATTGTACAATGTG ttaaTGATTTTCGCAGTGTTTCCTTAAACCTGCTACAAACACATTTTAAGAAAGCCCAAGAAAATCAGCAGATTGGGAGGATAGAATTTCTTCCAGTCAACTGGCACAGTCCTTTGCATTCTACTGGTGTGGATGT aGATCTACAGCGAATAACCCTGCCCAGCATTAATCGCCTAAGGCACTTCACCAATGACACAATTCTGGATGTCTTCTTCTACAATAGCCCCACCTACTGTCAGACTATTGTGGACACAGTTGCTTCTGAAATGAACcgaatatatatactttttctgCAGAGAAACCCTGATTTCAAAGGGGGTGTATCCATTGCTGGTCATAGTTTAG GTTCGCTTATATTGTTTGATATCCTAACAAATCAGAAAGATTCTTTGGGGGATATTGACAGTAAAAAG gaTTCGCCAAATATGGATCAAGGAGACACACCGACAATAGAGGAAGATCTGAAGAAACTTCAACTCTCTGAATTCTTTAGTATCTTTGAGAAggagaaaatagataaaaaagcTCTG GCTTTATGTACAGACAAAGATCTTCAGGAAATTGGAATTCCCTTAGGACCAAGAAAGAAGATATTAAATTACTTTAGGACCAGAGAAAATTCAATG ggCATTATTACATCAACTCCACAATCAGCTTCAGGGTTGAATATGTCTAATATCCCCAAATCTGAGTTCTGCAGTAGTGCTGATGGTACTGGAAATGACTATCTGGATGTTGGCATTGGGCAG GTATCTGTAAAATACCCTCGACTCATCTATAAACCAGAAATATTCTTTGCCTTTGGATCTCCCATTGGAATGTTTCTTACTGTCCGAGGACTAAAAAGAATTGATCCCAACTACAAATTTCCAACATGCAAAGGTTTCTTCAATATTTATCATCCT TTTGATCCTGTGGCCTATAGGATTGAACCAATGGTGGTCCCAGGAGTGGAATTTGAGCCAATGCTGATCCCACATCATAAAGGCAGGAAGCGGATGCACTTAG AACTGAGAGAGGGCTTGACCAGGATGAGTATGGACCTTAAGAACAATTTGCTAGGTTCACTGCGGATGGCCTGGAAGTCTTTCACCAGAACTCCAGACCCTGTCTTACAATCTTCTGAAACTACAGAAGAAGCTGAAGCAGAACCTGTGTCAAGTTCAGAGAAGCCTAGTG ATGTTAACACAGAAGAGACCTCTGAGGCAGTTAAAGAAGAAGTCCCCCCCATCAATGTGGGAATGCTGAATGGAGGCCAACGCATTGACTATGTGCTGCAGGAGAAGCCCATTGAGAGTTTCAATGAGTATTTATTTGCTTTACAAAGCCATCTATGCTACTG
- the LOC132228647 gene encoding bis(5'-adenosyl)-triphosphatase: MSFRFGQHLIKPSVVFLRTELSFALVNRKPVVPGHVLVCPLRPVERFRDLHPDEVADLFQAAQRVGTAVEKHFQGTSLTFAMQDGPEAGQTVKHVHIHVLPRKAGDFHRNDSVYDELQKHDKEEADSPALWRSEEEMAAEAGALRAYFQ; the protein is encoded by the coding sequence ATGTCATTCAGATTCGGCCAACATCTCATCAAGCCCTCTGTGGTGTTTCTCAGGACAGAACTGTCCTTCGCCCTCGTGAACAGGAAACCTGTGGTCCCAGGGCATGTCCTGGTGTGTCCCCTTCGGCCAGTGGAGCGCTTCCGAGACCTGCATCCTGATGAAGTGGCTGATTTGTTTCAGGCCGCCCAGAGGGTCGGCACGGCGGTGGAAAAGCATTTCCAGGGGACTTCTCTTACTTTTGCTATGCAGGATGGCCCCGAAGCCGGACAGACTGTGAAGCACGTTCATATCCATGTTCTGCCCAGGAAGGCTGGAGACTTTCACAGGAATGACAGCGTCTATGATGAGCTCCAGAAACATGACAAAGAGGAAGCCGACTCCCCGGCCCTGTGGAGATCGGAGGAGGAAATGGCAGCAGAAGCCGGGGCGCTGCGGGCCTACTTTCAGTGA